In Vagococcus luciliae, one genomic interval encodes:
- a CDS encoding CopY/TcrY family copper transport repressor codes for MIQKEKSFSITQAEFEIMKVIWANDVVTSRQVLEILSDKMDWSMSTVKTLLARLVDKHFLSTEKQGKQFIYQALVDEEIAVNYILVDGLNKICQKKKGQALYQLIEKEEFSQNDIDQLIYLLKEKKINAPKIVDCNCTVGQCNCHK; via the coding sequence ATGATTCAAAAAGAGAAGTCTTTTTCTATTACGCAAGCAGAGTTTGAGATAATGAAAGTTATTTGGGCAAATGATGTTGTAACGAGTCGGCAAGTGTTGGAGATATTGAGTGATAAAATGGATTGGAGTATGTCAACAGTTAAGACGTTACTGGCTAGATTAGTTGATAAGCATTTTTTATCAACAGAAAAACAAGGAAAACAGTTTATCTATCAAGCACTCGTGGATGAAGAGATAGCTGTAAATTATATATTAGTAGATGGTTTGAATAAAATCTGTCAAAAAAAGAAGGGGCAAGCTTTGTATCAATTGATTGAAAAAGAAGAATTTTCTCAAAATGATATCGATCAGTTAATCTATTTATTAAAAGAAAAAAAGATAAATGCTCCGAAAATAGTTGACTGTAATTGTACTGTCGGTCAATGTAATTGTCATAAGTGA
- a CDS encoding heavy metal translocating P-type ATPase — MEKRVILPVEGMSCASCSSTVEKVVSKLSGVEKATVNLATEKLDVTYDTTMLTEEDITKAVSDAGYEVREQLITEQFNIEGMSCASCSSTVEKVVGRLDGVKKVSVNLATEEMSVSYNSDVVTKSAITQSVGDAGYKAIDKQINTEEEMTKEENKEKHIEVMWKRFVYSAIFTVPLLYVSMGHMIGLPLPSVINPMHFPQNFALTQFILTIPVIAIGWPFFTVGFKALVKRHPNMDSLVALGTSAATIYSLYGTIQVFMGDKSFAMNLYYESAATILTLITLGKYFEAVSKGKTSEAIKTLINLAPKTASVIRNDAEISIPVEEVVLGDVLIVRPGEKIPVDGEIISGNSAIDESMITGESIPVEKKTGDSVVSASLNKTGSFKFRATKVGQDTTLSQIIKLVEEAQGSKAPIAQLADKVSGVFVPIVIGLAIISGLLWYFLGQESWIFALTITISVLVIACPCALGLATPTAIMVGTGKGAENGILIKSGEALETAHQLDTIVFDKTGTITQGKPIVTDVLVFNQLSQEELLILVASAETHSEHPLGVAIVEKAKEQYLEFITIDDFLAVPGKGIKVSVNNQIYYIGNKRLMLAQSISLDEKNDIVNELATQGKTPMYVANEQHIIGIIAVADPIKESSIKAVSTLKKLGKQVVMLTGDNELTAHAIAKQVGIDTVISEVLPEDKAKQIENLQQKGRKVGMVGDGINDAPALAQADIGLAIGNGTDVAIESADIVLMNEDLKTVATAIELSDATMRNIKENLFWAFGYNILGIPVAMGILHIFGGPLLNPMIAGAAMSFSSVSVLLNALRLKRFKTI; from the coding sequence ATGGAAAAAAGAGTGATTTTACCAGTAGAAGGAATGAGTTGTGCATCTTGTTCTAGTACGGTTGAAAAAGTTGTGTCAAAATTAAGTGGGGTTGAAAAGGCCACTGTTAATTTAGCGACAGAAAAATTAGATGTGACTTATGACACAACTATGTTGACTGAAGAAGATATTACAAAAGCGGTAAGTGATGCTGGATATGAGGTGAGGGAACAGCTTATTACTGAGCAATTTAATATAGAAGGAATGAGTTGTGCTTCCTGCTCTAGTACGGTTGAAAAAGTTGTCGGAAGATTAGATGGTGTTAAAAAAGTATCCGTTAATTTGGCGACAGAAGAAATGAGTGTATCATACAATTCTGATGTTGTGACGAAATCAGCTATTACTCAATCAGTAGGGGATGCTGGATATAAAGCGATTGACAAACAGATAAACACCGAAGAAGAAATGACGAAAGAAGAGAATAAAGAAAAACATATCGAAGTTATGTGGAAACGATTTGTTTATTCAGCTATTTTTACAGTTCCATTATTGTATGTATCAATGGGACATATGATAGGTTTACCTTTGCCATCAGTCATTAATCCAATGCATTTTCCACAAAATTTTGCTCTTACTCAATTTATATTGACTATCCCAGTGATAGCAATAGGATGGCCATTTTTTACAGTCGGATTTAAAGCACTTGTCAAAAGACATCCTAATATGGATTCTTTAGTGGCATTAGGAACGAGCGCGGCAACTATTTATAGTTTGTATGGAACCATTCAAGTATTTATGGGAGACAAAAGTTTTGCTATGAATCTTTATTATGAATCAGCTGCGACTATTTTAACTTTGATTACTCTTGGAAAATATTTTGAAGCAGTATCTAAAGGAAAAACTTCAGAAGCCATTAAAACGTTGATTAATTTGGCACCAAAGACAGCATCAGTTATTCGAAATGATGCGGAAATCAGTATTCCAGTTGAAGAAGTTGTTTTAGGAGATGTATTAATTGTTCGTCCTGGTGAGAAAATACCGGTTGATGGAGAAATTATTTCAGGCAATAGTGCGATTGATGAATCAATGATTACAGGTGAAAGTATTCCAGTTGAGAAAAAAACTGGGGATAGTGTTGTAAGTGCTAGTTTAAACAAAACAGGAAGTTTTAAATTTAGAGCGACTAAAGTTGGACAAGATACCACATTATCACAAATTATCAAACTAGTTGAAGAAGCACAGGGATCTAAAGCACCTATCGCTCAATTAGCTGATAAAGTTTCAGGCGTCTTTGTTCCGATTGTCATTGGACTAGCAATTATTTCAGGTTTGTTGTGGTATTTTTTAGGACAGGAATCCTGGATATTTGCTTTAACCATTACGATTTCCGTTTTAGTTATTGCATGTCCATGTGCATTGGGATTAGCAACGCCAACAGCTATTATGGTTGGAACAGGTAAGGGTGCCGAAAATGGTATCTTGATAAAAAGTGGTGAAGCATTAGAAACAGCTCATCAGCTTGATACGATTGTGTTTGATAAGACAGGGACAATCACACAAGGCAAACCGATTGTGACAGATGTATTAGTATTTAATCAATTAAGTCAAGAGGAGTTGCTCATTCTTGTGGCCTCAGCAGAAACTCATTCAGAACATCCTTTGGGAGTAGCAATTGTTGAAAAAGCCAAAGAACAATATTTAGAGTTTATAACAATTGATGATTTTTTAGCAGTACCAGGCAAAGGAATAAAGGTAAGTGTTAATAATCAGATTTATTATATTGGAAACAAACGATTGATGTTAGCACAATCCATTTCATTAGACGAAAAAAATGACATTGTTAATGAGTTAGCGACACAAGGGAAAACCCCTATGTATGTAGCGAATGAGCAACATATTATTGGGATTATTGCTGTAGCGGATCCAATAAAAGAAAGCAGTATTAAGGCTGTGAGCACATTAAAAAAATTGGGAAAACAAGTCGTTATGTTAACAGGGGATAATGAATTGACAGCCCATGCGATAGCAAAACAAGTGGGAATTGATACTGTTATTAGTGAGGTGTTGCCTGAAGATAAAGCGAAACAAATTGAAAATCTACAACAAAAAGGCAGGAAAGTTGGAATGGTAGGTGATGGTATTAATGATGCACCCGCTCTAGCACAAGCTGATATAGGGTTAGCCATTGGTAATGGAACAGACGTTGCCATTGAATCTGCAGATATTGTTTTAATGAATGAGGATTTAAAAACTGTTGCAACAGCGATAGAATTATCTGATGCAACCATGAGAAATATTAAAGAAAATCTATTTTGGGCATTTGGCTATAATATATTAGGTATTCCAGTAGCTATGGGAATTTTACATATTTTTGGTGGTCCATTACTTAATCCGATGATTGCTGGAGCAGCAATGAGTTTTAGCTCTGTATCCGTATTATTAAATGCTCTACGTTTAAAACGATTTAAAACGATTTAA
- a CDS encoding LysM peptidoglycan-binding domain-containing protein has translation MKSLKTIIFGSTFALGLLFSTTVLADSVYTVKPGDTLSSISTEFFGSNNNIDQIAKDNNISNINLIHPGQELTIKTDGRATVAPAETTKETSQPVQEQQEVQQEVQQEASTSTSATTSSAKEWIAQKESGGDYNATNGYHIGRYQLDPSYLNGDYSPANQEKVADEYVAGRYGSWENAQAFWMNNGWY, from the coding sequence ATGAAATCACTAAAAACAATTATATTTGGTAGTACCTTTGCCTTAGGCTTATTATTCAGTACAACAGTACTTGCAGATTCTGTATATACAGTAAAACCTGGAGACACACTTTCATCAATTTCGACTGAATTCTTTGGTTCAAACAATAATATTGACCAAATTGCTAAAGATAATAATATCAGTAACATTAACTTGATTCACCCAGGTCAAGAGTTAACAATTAAAACAGATGGGAGAGCAACAGTTGCTCCTGCTGAAACAACTAAAGAAACAAGCCAACCAGTACAAGAACAACAAGAAGTTCAACAAGAAGTTCAACAAGAAGCATCTACATCTACTTCTGCTACAACATCTAGCGCAAAAGAATGGATTGCTCAAAAAGAATCTGGTGGAGACTATAACGCAACAAACGGTTACCATATTGGACGTTATCAATTAGACCCAAGTTACTTAAACGGTGACTATTCTCCAGCAAATCAAGAAAAAGTTGCAGATGAATATGTTGCTGGTCGTTATGGTTCATGGGAAAATGCTCAAGCATTTTGGATGAACAACGGTTGGTACTAA
- a CDS encoding FAD-dependent oxidoreductase: MKVVVIGCTHAGTSAVKSILKESPEAEVIVYERNDNVSFLSCGIALYVGGVVKNAQDLFYSNPEELASLGATVNMEHNVTSIDTELKQVTAVNLKTNETSITSYDKLVMTTGSWPIVPPIPGIKANNILLCKNYNQANKIIDSAKDAKKIVVVGGGYIGIELVEAFVESGKEVTLIDGLERILNKYLDKPFTDKLEQELLSQGVTLALGENVARFESDEQSNVKKVHTASKSFDADMVILCVGFKPSTELLGDQVDKLPNGAIKVNEYMQTSQPDIFAAGDSAIVHYNPTQSDNYIPLATNAVRQGLLVGKNIKKPTLAYRGTQGTSGLYLFGWKIGSTGLTIENALTQGINADMAYLEDNYRPEFMPTTEKVMMQLVFDKDTKRILGGQLMSKYDITQSANTLSLAVQNEMTVEDLALSDFFFQPHFDRPWNYLNLLAQAAMD, encoded by the coding sequence ATGAAAGTTGTTGTTATAGGATGTACTCATGCAGGGACATCAGCAGTAAAAAGTATTTTAAAAGAATCACCAGAAGCAGAAGTGATTGTCTATGAAAGAAACGATAATGTGTCGTTCCTATCATGTGGAATCGCACTCTATGTTGGTGGCGTTGTCAAAAATGCGCAAGACTTATTCTACTCAAATCCTGAGGAGCTAGCTTCTCTAGGTGCTACAGTAAACATGGAGCATAATGTGACATCCATCGATACTGAACTTAAACAAGTGACAGCTGTCAACTTGAAAACAAATGAAACAAGCATTACGTCATATGATAAATTAGTAATGACGACAGGATCATGGCCTATTGTCCCTCCTATTCCAGGAATTAAAGCCAATAATATTTTATTATGTAAAAATTATAATCAAGCAAATAAAATCATCGACTCTGCTAAAGATGCCAAAAAAATCGTTGTTGTGGGTGGTGGATATATAGGTATTGAACTAGTTGAAGCGTTTGTCGAATCAGGTAAAGAAGTCACCTTGATAGATGGGCTGGAGCGTATTTTAAATAAATATTTAGATAAACCTTTTACAGATAAACTAGAACAAGAATTACTTAGTCAAGGGGTCACACTGGCATTAGGAGAAAATGTTGCACGCTTTGAGTCTGATGAGCAATCTAATGTGAAAAAAGTACATACGGCTTCTAAATCTTTTGATGCAGACATGGTGATTCTTTGTGTTGGATTTAAACCTTCGACAGAATTATTAGGTGATCAAGTGGATAAACTACCTAATGGTGCAATTAAAGTGAACGAGTATATGCAAACAAGTCAGCCAGATATTTTTGCTGCAGGTGATAGTGCAATTGTTCACTATAACCCAACACAGTCAGATAACTATATTCCTTTAGCAACAAACGCTGTGAGACAAGGTTTATTAGTTGGAAAAAACATTAAAAAACCAACCCTAGCTTATCGAGGCACTCAAGGAACATCAGGTTTGTATTTATTTGGTTGGAAAATTGGGTCTACTGGTTTAACAATAGAAAATGCTTTGACTCAAGGGATTAATGCTGATATGGCATATTTAGAAGATAACTACCGTCCAGAATTCATGCCTACAACAGAAAAAGTTATGATGCAACTGGTATTTGATAAAGATACTAAGCGTATATTAGGTGGTCAATTAATGTCTAAATATGATATCACTCAGTCAGCTAACACATTGTCTTTAGCCGTTCAAAATGAGATGACAGTTGAAGATTTAGCATTATCAGACTTCTTCTTCCAACCTCATTTTGATCGTCCGTGGAACTATTTAAATTTATTAGCACAAGCAGCAATGGATTAA
- a CDS encoding glycoside hydrolase family 1 protein produces the protein MLKFPANFLWGSAASAPQTEGHSLGNGKSATTWDKWFELNPEKFHANEGPENTSNVYEEYINDIKRMKEIGLNSYRTSISWARLLPDGKKINQEAVMFYRDYFQKMLDEGIHPIVNLFHFDMPWWLMEKGGWETRESVEAFHFYAKTAFELFGDLVSDWVTFNEPLVHIECGYLYGYHYPAIVDFKKAIQVGFHTLMAHVYAVKAFRDTQNNGRIGIVLNVTPTYAKSDRKQDQEAKRKADLLIIKSFLDPCVLGIIPAELSELLLENDLTPDSLPDDKKVISRNLVDFIGINYYQPMRVQAPREIRHPAIFPTNFYESYDWPEKRVNPYRGWEIYPEAMYDVAIMMKDDYGNIPWYVSENGMGVADEERFMDESGMIIDDYRIEFMKEHLEYLHRGIEEGSNCFGYHTWTFVDCWSWLNGYKNRYGFYRIDLENNYKRSLKKSGLWFKELSKSNGF, from the coding sequence ATGTTAAAATTTCCAGCTAATTTTTTATGGGGATCAGCAGCATCAGCACCTCAAACAGAAGGGCATTCATTAGGTAATGGAAAAAGTGCGACAACGTGGGATAAATGGTTTGAGTTAAATCCTGAGAAATTTCATGCAAATGAAGGACCAGAAAACACGTCTAATGTGTATGAGGAATACATTAATGATATTAAACGAATGAAAGAGATTGGATTAAATTCTTATCGTACCTCTATTTCATGGGCAAGATTGCTACCGGATGGGAAAAAGATTAATCAAGAAGCTGTGATGTTTTATCGAGATTACTTTCAAAAAATGTTAGATGAAGGGATTCATCCAATCGTTAATTTGTTTCATTTTGATATGCCTTGGTGGCTAATGGAAAAAGGTGGTTGGGAGACAAGGGAATCAGTCGAAGCATTTCATTTTTATGCTAAAACAGCCTTTGAGTTATTTGGTGATTTGGTGAGTGATTGGGTAACATTCAATGAACCACTCGTTCATATTGAATGTGGGTATTTATATGGTTATCATTACCCAGCTATTGTTGATTTTAAAAAAGCGATTCAGGTTGGCTTTCATACACTGATGGCACATGTTTATGCAGTTAAAGCATTTCGTGATACTCAAAATAATGGAAGAATTGGTATTGTATTAAACGTGACACCTACATATGCTAAAAGTGATAGAAAACAAGATCAAGAAGCAAAAAGAAAAGCAGATTTATTAATAATAAAAAGTTTTTTAGATCCATGTGTATTAGGAATTATTCCAGCTGAATTAAGTGAATTATTATTAGAAAATGATTTAACTCCAGATAGTTTACCAGATGATAAAAAAGTTATTTCTCGTAACCTTGTTGATTTTATTGGGATAAATTATTATCAACCAATGAGAGTTCAAGCACCTAGAGAAATTCGACACCCAGCGATTTTCCCAACAAATTTTTATGAGTCGTACGATTGGCCTGAGAAGAGGGTTAACCCTTATCGTGGATGGGAAATTTATCCAGAAGCGATGTATGATGTGGCTATAATGATGAAAGACGATTATGGCAATATTCCTTGGTATGTATCAGAAAATGGGATGGGAGTCGCAGATGAAGAGCGTTTCATGGATGAATCTGGTATGATAATAGATGATTATCGAATTGAGTTTATGAAAGAGCATTTAGAATACCTACATCGAGGAATTGAAGAAGGTAGCAATTGTTTTGGTTATCATACATGGACATTTGTAGATTGTTGGTCATGGCTAAATGGTTATAAAAATCGTTATGGTTTTTATCGTATTGATTTAGAAAACAATTATAAACGTTCATTGAAGAAAAGTGGGCTATGGTTTAAAGAATTATCAAAAAGTAATGGATTTTGA
- a CDS encoding ROK family protein, with amino-acid sequence MTNLAVFDIGGTAVKCGLWENDQLSYQSKFITSKTLDDLVINMKKVINHYPVDIEGIAISAPGAVNASTRKIEGISAVKYLHNCSIFDIFEKAFRLPVRIENDANCAGIAEMSLGVGKDIENALFVVLGTGVGGAVFINGSLYKGSHLFGGEFGLMKNHTNQILSETGTIVRVAEAYYKKTGEKVDGKQLFELAKKKDSLVLALLDTMYENIAQILYDLQVALDPEMIIIGGGISERKEVIDELEKRLYHNLASVHLPNIMPQIAACQFRNDANLIGAATNYLNTI; translated from the coding sequence ATGACAAATTTAGCCGTATTTGATATAGGAGGTACAGCTGTAAAATGTGGATTATGGGAAAATGATCAATTATCTTACCAATCTAAATTTATAACATCTAAAACATTGGATGATTTAGTAATAAATATGAAAAAAGTAATAAATCACTATCCTGTTGATATAGAAGGAATTGCCATTAGTGCACCTGGTGCTGTAAATGCCAGTACAAGAAAGATTGAAGGGATTAGCGCAGTGAAATACCTGCATAATTGTTCTATTTTTGATATTTTTGAGAAGGCATTTCGTCTACCTGTTAGAATTGAAAACGATGCAAATTGTGCAGGAATCGCAGAAATGAGTTTAGGCGTAGGAAAAGATATAGAAAATGCTTTATTTGTTGTTTTGGGAACAGGTGTAGGTGGAGCTGTATTTATCAATGGCTCGTTGTATAAAGGATCCCATTTATTTGGTGGAGAATTCGGATTGATGAAAAATCATACTAATCAGATATTAAGTGAAACAGGAACAATAGTCCGAGTAGCAGAAGCTTACTATAAAAAAACTGGTGAAAAAGTGGATGGAAAACAATTATTTGAATTAGCAAAGAAGAAAGACTCATTAGTCTTAGCATTATTAGACACTATGTATGAAAATATTGCACAAATACTTTATGATTTACAGGTTGCACTTGATCCAGAAATGATTATTATTGGCGGTGGTATTTCTGAACGTAAAGAAGTAATTGATGAACTTGAAAAACGATTGTATCATAATCTAGCAAGTGTTCATTTACCAAATATTATGCCGCAAATAGCAGCATGTCAATTTAGAAATGATGCCAATTTAATTGGCGCTGCGACAAATTATCTAAATACTATATAA
- a CDS encoding aldose epimerase family protein: protein MNYTIKHDEATDIHYVTVSVKDHTVTFVDFGARIQEWIIPDKQGKKENILLSPDTPQEILTDTAQFGALVGPVAGRIKNGIWNHKQFEKNNGNHHLHGGSNGWWHQFWLFDVEVAKDSITVHFMLKDTLTDYPGPIYVKNSYKVTSDSIEMTTSVHSDSNTIVNPTNHIYFNLNGQAKKDITNHMLQIQSDKRLETDHESIPTGQLLNVDNSGYDFRNPRLLSHALRELSLGLDDAFLLQDNQPQIILSEPSNGRTISISSNRQAVVIFSTTGFEMNQSVSGKKMRSELGIAIETQELPDIVNHPNLGSIDLEKQQIKTWKTTYAFSVI from the coding sequence ATGAATTATACTATTAAACATGATGAAGCGACGGATATTCATTATGTCACAGTATCCGTAAAAGATCATACTGTAACGTTTGTTGACTTTGGAGCTCGAATTCAAGAATGGATTATTCCTGATAAACAAGGAAAAAAAGAAAATATCCTACTTTCTCCAGATACACCACAAGAAATACTAACTGACACAGCTCAATTTGGAGCACTTGTAGGACCTGTTGCCGGACGAATCAAAAATGGTATATGGAACCATAAACAATTTGAAAAAAATAATGGAAATCATCATTTACACGGTGGGAGTAACGGTTGGTGGCATCAATTTTGGTTGTTTGATGTTGAAGTAGCAAAAGATTCAATCACTGTTCATTTTATGTTAAAGGATACCTTAACTGACTACCCTGGACCAATTTATGTCAAAAATTCTTATAAAGTAACAAGTGATTCGATTGAAATGACAACAAGTGTTCATTCAGATAGTAATACTATTGTTAATCCAACAAATCATATTTATTTTAATTTAAACGGTCAAGCAAAAAAAGACATTACAAATCATATGCTACAAATCCAATCAGATAAACGCTTAGAAACTGACCATGAAAGTATCCCAACAGGACAGCTACTAAATGTTGATAATAGCGGTTATGATTTTAGAAACCCACGATTATTAAGTCACGCTTTAAGAGAGCTTTCACTTGGTCTTGATGATGCTTTTTTATTACAAGATAATCAACCACAAATTATATTAAGTGAGCCAAGTAACGGAAGAACCATTAGCATCTCTTCTAATCGTCAAGCTGTCGTTATTTTTTCCACAACAGGTTTTGAAATGAATCAATCTGTTTCTGGCAAAAAAATGCGTTCTGAATTAGGGATTGCCATTGAAACACAGGAGCTTCCAGATATCGTTAATCACCCAAACTTAGGAAGCATTGATTTAGAAAAGCAACAAATTAAAACATGGAAAACAACATACGCGTTTTCTGTTATATAA
- a CDS encoding HAD hydrolase-like protein, with protein sequence MFSTVTLALDGIITDTTHIHYESFLYAFNFFNIFLPDNLSYEEQIIFRKNDWLHSLLYLNINQKEDIIKKKNDYYSTCLTKLNFEDLYPGIENLFNEMEHLSIKINCYSNNPLAKDVLKKLGLNYETNILTLDDLSNQSSDIMIVDHKTDLNHNSSLLLFLTQDYSNNKRVHCIQNTEEITMDYLKKFGRNKDELYY encoded by the coding sequence GTGTTTTCTACTGTCACACTCGCATTAGATGGTATCATCACAGATACGACACATATTCACTATGAAAGCTTTTTATACGCTTTTAATTTTTTTAATATTTTTTTGCCAGATAATCTATCTTATGAGGAACAAATTATTTTTAGAAAAAATGATTGGTTACACTCACTTTTATATTTAAATATAAATCAAAAAGAGGACATTATTAAAAAGAAAAATGACTATTATTCAACTTGTTTAACTAAACTTAATTTTGAAGACCTTTATCCAGGAATTGAAAATTTGTTTAATGAGATGGAACATTTATCGATTAAAATAAATTGTTATTCAAACAATCCTCTTGCAAAAGACGTATTAAAAAAATTGGGTCTAAATTATGAAACCAATATTCTTACTTTAGATGATTTAAGCAATCAATCTAGTGATATCATGATAGTCGATCATAAAACTGACTTAAACCATAACTCTTCTCTGCTACTTTTTTTAACACAAGACTACTCTAATAACAAAAGAGTACACTGCATTCAAAATACAGAAGAGATTACAATGGATTATTTAAAAAAATTTGGGAGGAACAAAGATGAATTATACTATTAA
- the ahpC gene encoding alkyl hydroperoxide reductase subunit C: MSLIGKEVEEFKAQAYHKGEFISVSNEDFKGKWSILCFYPADFTFVCPTELEDLQDQYATLKSLGVEVYSCSTDTHFTHKAWHDTSDAIGKIEYIMIGDPSHVISRQFDVLDEAAGAAQRGTFIIDPDGVVQTIEINADGIGREASILVDKIRAAQYVRENPGEVCPAKWKENGETLKPSFDLVGKI, encoded by the coding sequence ATGTCATTAATTGGAAAAGAAGTTGAAGAGTTTAAAGCACAAGCTTACCATAAGGGAGAATTTATTTCTGTTTCTAATGAGGATTTTAAAGGGAAATGGAGTATTTTGTGTTTTTATCCAGCTGATTTTACATTTGTTTGTCCTACAGAACTTGAAGATTTACAAGACCAATATGCAACATTAAAAAGTTTAGGGGTAGAAGTTTATTCTTGTTCAACAGATACACATTTTACGCACAAAGCATGGCATGATACATCTGATGCTATTGGTAAAATTGAATATATTATGATCGGAGATCCCTCACATGTTATTTCACGTCAATTTGATGTATTAGATGAAGCGGCAGGGGCAGCACAACGTGGTACATTTATTATTGATCCTGATGGTGTGGTTCAAACCATTGAAATTAATGCTGATGGTATAGGTCGTGAAGCAAGTATCTTAGTAGATAAAATTCGTGCAGCTCAATATGTTAGAGAAAATCCGGGAGAAGTATGTCCTGCTAAATGGAAAGAAAATGGTGAAACATTAAAACCAAGTTTTGATTTAGTTGGAAAAATATAA
- the ahpF gene encoding alkyl hydroperoxide reductase subunit F, which yields MLDNETKVQLKQYLELLESDIEFKASLDESESSNKVREFLTSVCELSPRLTLVESSLKRTPSFEVNHPGQTSGISFAGLPLGHEFSSFILALLQVSGRAPKVEESVIKTIKKIDQPLSFETFVSLTCHNCPDVVQALNIMSVVNPNISHTMIEGGMYQDEVDDKKVMAVPTVFLNDEEFSSGRMELSTILEKILGSVDISDIDQENSYDVLVIGGGPAGGAAAIYAARKGIRTGMVVDTFGGQVMDTLGIENVIGTPYIEGPQLMNKVEEHVNQYNVDIMKNQQATDIQKNEFVEVSLKSGAVIKTKSLVISTGARWRNINVPGEKEFKNKGIAYCPHCDGPLFAGKDIAVIGGGNSGIEAAIDLAGMGKHVYVLEFLPELKADKVLQDKLYSLPNVTVITNAATKSIEGTDSVESLVYEDVVTKEEHRLDVKGVFILIGLIPNTEWLPEMIDTTNRGEIIVDDHGMTNIPGIFAAGDCTNSAYKQIVISMGSGATAALGAFDYLIRQ from the coding sequence ATGTTAGATAATGAAACAAAAGTACAATTAAAACAGTATTTAGAATTACTTGAATCAGATATTGAGTTTAAAGCTAGTTTAGATGAGAGTGAGTCATCTAATAAAGTACGAGAATTTTTGACTAGTGTTTGTGAATTATCGCCACGTCTAACTCTTGTAGAAAGTAGCCTGAAAAGAACGCCAAGTTTTGAAGTCAATCACCCCGGTCAAACAAGTGGTATATCGTTTGCTGGACTTCCGCTAGGACATGAATTTTCTTCTTTTATATTGGCTTTATTACAAGTTAGTGGGCGAGCACCTAAAGTAGAAGAATCTGTCATTAAAACCATCAAAAAAATAGATCAACCATTATCATTTGAAACGTTTGTGAGTCTAACTTGCCATAATTGTCCAGATGTGGTTCAAGCACTAAACATTATGAGTGTTGTTAATCCAAACATTTCTCACACGATGATTGAAGGCGGTATGTATCAAGACGAAGTTGATGATAAAAAAGTCATGGCTGTACCTACTGTTTTTCTAAATGATGAAGAATTCTCAAGTGGACGTATGGAATTAAGTACTATTTTAGAAAAAATTCTTGGTAGTGTTGATATCAGTGATATTGATCAAGAAAATTCGTACGATGTGCTTGTTATTGGTGGGGGTCCTGCCGGTGGAGCAGCTGCCATTTACGCAGCAAGAAAAGGTATTCGTACAGGAATGGTAGTTGATACATTTGGTGGACAAGTGATGGATACATTAGGCATTGAAAATGTCATCGGAACTCCTTATATAGAAGGTCCACAACTGATGAATAAAGTGGAAGAACATGTTAATCAATACAATGTAGATATCATGAAAAATCAACAAGCAACTGACATTCAAAAAAATGAGTTTGTCGAAGTATCTCTGAAAAGTGGCGCAGTGATAAAAACAAAATCATTGGTTATCTCAACTGGTGCTAGATGGCGAAACATCAACGTACCTGGTGAAAAAGAATTTAAAAATAAAGGGATTGCCTATTGCCCTCATTGTGATGGACCGCTTTTTGCTGGAAAAGACATTGCAGTTATTGGTGGAGGAAATTCTGGTATTGAAGCGGCAATTGATTTAGCAGGCATGGGAAAACATGTGTATGTTTTAGAATTTTTACCTGAGTTAAAAGCCGATAAAGTATTACAAGATAAATTATATTCATTACCCAATGTTACGGTAATAACGAATGCTGCCACAAAATCAATCGAAGGAACCGATAGTGTAGAGTCACTGGTTTATGAAGATGTTGTAACAAAAGAAGAACATCGTTTAGATGTTAAGGGAGTCTTTATTTTAATTGGATTAATCCCTAATACTGAATGGTTACCAGAAATGATTGATACTACAAATCGTGGTGAAATTATCGTTGATGATCATGGTATGACTAATATACCAGGAATATTTGCTGCAGGAGATTGCACAAACAGTGCCTATAAGCAAATAGTTATTTCAATGGGGAGTGGAGCAACCGCTGCTTTAGGAGCGTTTGATTATTTAATTCGTCAATAA